The Pecten maximus chromosome 11, xPecMax1.1, whole genome shotgun sequence genome has a segment encoding these proteins:
- the LOC117337050 gene encoding uncharacterized protein LOC117337050, with product MYWVHSILAVFICVLSGVDANLQDCLDVVDTYCPPEASPHVDRYYCDSKGRVYNGSCQLQEQFCRLTFSHNESFHLTRLGPNCDHPLYIAAVPRPLTPEETQLFASIVHGVDDRLKRSEMAGITANASKPIFSKQDHTHKIYQRNPDCWAYDLDLTPISPWNSYGKTRKAGTLLSPRHAVWARHYSIRVNSTLRFVDRHNNVVDRTVIKTRALYTNTSAHQSFLHGHDMVVGLLDSDVPASISFAKVLPRNFTVLRPHMEMVRLPVFSTDFEEKALVADFSYMSGNMASLTEPITTSTRHKYYERKIVGDSGNPSFFIIDNQLLFLFVFTYGGAGSGTSIQYNFDEINSIMAHLGGGYQLTEIDLSHFITAAKVNALFGSPLFG from the exons ATGTATTGGGTTCACTCAATACTCGCTGTATTTATTTGTG TGTTGAGCGGCGTTGATGCTAACCTCCAGGACTGTCTTGATGTAGTAGACACTTACTGTCCCCCAGAAGCCAGTCCCCATGTGGATCGGTATTACTGTGACAGTAAAGGCAGAGTATACAACGGCAG TTGCCAACTTCAAGAACAGTTCTGCAGGCTCACATTTTCCCATAACGAGTCATTCCATTTAACCAGACTAGGACCAAACTGTGACCATCCTTTATACATTGCTGCCGTCCCTCGACCCCTTACTCCAGAGGAGACACAGTTATTTGCTTCCATTGTCCATGGTGTGGACGACAGACTAAAAAGGTCCGAGATGGCAGGCATAACTGCCAACGCATCCAAACCGATCTTCTCTAAACAGgaccacacacacaaaatataccaaaggAATCCGGACTGCTGGGCGTATGACCTTGACTTGACTCCAATATCGCCATGGAACAGCTATGGGAAAACCCGGAAAGCTGGGACGTTGTTGTCCCCACGACATGCGGTGTGGGCGAGGCACTACAGTATCCGTGTTAACAGCACACTCCGGTTCGTGGACCGTCACAACAACGTGGTGGATAGAACGGTGATAAAGACGAGAGCTCTGTACACCAACACTTCGGCTCACCAGAGCTTCCTTCATGGCCACGATATGGTGGTAGGACTCTTAGACAGCGATGTACCAGCCTCTATCTCCTTTGCCAAGGTTTTGCCTAGGAACTTCACCGTTCTTAGACCTCACATGGAGATGGTTCGATTGCCTGTCTTCAGCACCGACTTTGAAGAGAAAGCATTGGTCGCAGACTTCAGCTATATGAGCGGAAACATGGCTTCCCTGACGGAACCCATCACTACTTCCACAAGACACAAGTACTACGAACGAAAGATCGTTGGGGATAGCGGAAACCCGTCCTTCTTCATTATAGACAACCAGCTTCTGTTCCTTTTCGTATTTACTTACGGAGGCGCAGGGTCTGGCACTTCCATTCAGTACAACTTTGATGAAATCAACTCCATCATGGCACACCTCGGTGGGGGATATCAGTTGACAGAAATCGATTTGTCACATTTCATAACTGCTGCTAAAGTAAATGCTTTGTTTGGTAGTCCTTTGTTTGGATAg